From one Impatiens glandulifera unplaced genomic scaffold, dImpGla2.1, whole genome shotgun sequence genomic stretch:
- the LOC124918007 gene encoding DNA annealing helicase and endonuclease ZRANB3-like isoform X4 — MDGDAMTEEQRQRAESNRLAALAKRKTLEGATTTRPTTTAASNSNQDVWKLFKCKKVNLQQCVTSSRTNDASSCNDQFQKPPQVPVPVDKFKARLEICSPDSFSITPAPLKGISYPGEAVCLERLRECLANVLLSHYTQLHGGGKACVYKLVEYDAVLRCLKSFKGIEIEEIPWGTFNVVERLSHTFVDGGWIPSRPEHFCDEKVDELLKNLPRKLLDSLLPFQLEGLRFGLRRGARCLIADEMGLGKTLQAIAIAACFMNEGPVLVVCPAILRLSWAEELERWLPFCSPSDIHLVFGRQNDPTRLERCPRVVVISYTMLHHLLSNILKLQWAFLIVDESHYVRSSKKLRETHEVKAVLDVSARINRIVLLSGTPSLSRPYDIFQQINMLWPGLLGKDKYEFAKTYCSAKLVQRGKGKMFKDFSNGVRLEELNVLLKQTVMIRRLKQHVLMQLPPKRRQLINLKLKNSDIVSAIEMVKNDKSSTDAAEGIPSEVSEDVDDGGGCCEYLKTLSKQVIGIAKLSGFRDWLCMHPTFAGSDDADMETNHSCQKMIIFGHHHKVLDGVQELVCEKGIGFIRIDGTTLPRDRQSAVHLFQSSREVKIAIIGIMAASFGIDLSSAENVVFLELPLSPSIMLQAEDRAHRRGQTKAVNIYIFCANDTSDLACWRSLNKSLNRVSSTVDGKYSSVRGIEVDRVTSIGISDLDKTINEGSEVENTTEGQNVKDCSSSHDDLFHNEAIMISNHNGTLKSVQTEEGNESIEKDLKDSGNSLKAENLRHDECCAVMDVDSNIRIPTESLRFEVSQYTRRIHIYTCHRGTDSRPKPLFESFCPEDLEVPPPPASNNKEKAIYKCIKDNPAYRSILSAFVKEWNNLTPIQRNKLLAKPLQLPLSFELYYLKEHQNHNSEGLLKVGSNRRTTPLDEINSGLPLNAVWKKVHLRSGHGKREKEYNQGWSVMDEPLCKFCQSPCQSEHAKTPEYFEDLFCKLACHEEYRMRTSNNFLRRELFQIEKGVCTFCQLNCHKLVKDIRPLSLENRLKYIMKVAPKLSEHKKLLDKLVHHPTEGNAWHADHTIAVYLGGGECNLENMRTLCVACHAEVTSAQCADRRTRKALAKKQIKAVMDNLKKGDGKRTDSISERQEKTIDDHLLVMVPGSAYSITTKNDDATIPLRKMMAPEMFAYFPAPPNKEDKSGDEDAVSLH; from the exons ATGGATGGCGATGCGATGACAGAAGAACAGAGGCAGAGAGCCGAATCGAACCGCCTCGCTGCTCTAGCCAAGCGCAAGACACTGGAAGGAGCTACCACCACCAGACCCACCACTACCGCCGCCTCGAACTCGAATCAAGACGTATGGAAGCTATTCAAATGCAAGAAAGTTAATTTACAGCAGTGTGTAACTTCCTCAAGAACCAACGATGCCTCCTCCTGTAATGACCAATTTCAGAAACCACCACAAGTCCCTGTTCCTGTTGATAAATTTAAAGCTAGGCTCGAAATATGCTCTCCTGATTCGTTCTCAATAACGCCTGCCCCCTTGAAGGGCATCTCCTATCCGGGTGAAGCTGTATGCCTTGAGAGACTGAGGGAATGCCTAGCAAAT GTTTTGCTGTCTCACTACACACAACTCCATGGTGGTGGCAAGGCTTGTGTTTACAAACTTGTGGAATATGACGCAGTTTTGAGATGTTTGAAGAGTTTTAAGGGAATTGAGATTGAAGAGATACCCTGGGGAACATTTAATGTTGTTGAAAGACTATCTCATACTTTTGTTGATGGCGGTTGGATTCCAAGTAGGCCAGAACATTTTTGCGACGAGAAGGTTGACGAATTGCTTAAGAATCTTCCACGGAAACTGCTTGattctcttcttccttttcAACTTGAAGGACTTAGATTTGGGTTACGTAGAGGAGCTCGTTGTCTTATTGCAGATGAAATGGGCCTAGGGAAAACACTGCAG GCAATTGCAATTGCTGCATGTTTCATGAATGAAGGCCCTGTATTGGTTGTCTGCCCAGCTATTTTGCGATTATCATGGGCAGAGGAATTGGAGCGATGGCTTCCCTTCTGTTCGCCTTCAGACATCCATCTTG TTTTTGGCCGTCAAAATGATCCTACGCGCTTGGAAAGATGCCCCAGAGTTGTGGTTATTTCATACACAATGCTTCATCATTTGTTGAGCAATATCTTAAAGTTACAGTGGGCATTCTTGATAGTAGATGAATCACATTATGTACGAAGCTCAAAGAAGTTGAGAGAAACACACGAG GTAAAAGCTGTACTTGATGTGTCCGCAAGGATCAATCGAATAGTTCTGTTGTCCGGGACCCCTTCTCTGTCAAg GCCATATGACATTTTTCAACAGATAAACATGTTGTG GCCAGGTTTGCTGGGAAAGGACAAATATGAATTTGCAAAAACTTATTGTTCTGCCAAACTTGTTCAACGTGGCAAGGGGAAAATGTTTAAG gatttTTCTAACGGTGTTCGATTGGAGGAGTTAAATGTCTTGCTAAAGCAAACTGTTATG ATAAGACGCTTGAAGCAGCATGTACTGATGCAATTGCCACCAAAGCGTCGACAGCtcataaatttgaaattgaaaaattcaGATATTGTTTCGGCAATAGAGATGGTAAAGAATGATAAATCTTCTACAGATGCTGCAGAAGGCATTCCATCTGAGGTTTCTGAGGATGTTGATG ATGGTGGTGGGTGTTGTGAGTATTTGAAAACACTCTCCAAGCAGGTGATTGGAATTGCCAAACTGTCAGGATTTCGTGACTGGCTTTGCATGCATCCAACTTTTGCTGGTTCAGATGACGCTGATATGGAAACTAACCATTCATGTCAAAAGATGATAATATTTGGTCATCATCACAAAGTTCTTGATGGTGTACAG GAGTTAGTATGTGAAAAGGGGATTGGATTCATCCGAATTGATGGAACTACTCTTCCCAGAGATCGACAATCAGCTGTGCATTTGTTTCAATCATCAAGAGAG gtAAAGATTGCTATCATTGGGATCATGGCTGCTAGTTTTGGAATTGATCTATCCTCAGCAGAAAATGTTGTGTTCCTAGAGTTGCCTTTGAGCCCATCTATCATGCTTCAG GCTGAAGATAGAGCTCATAGGCGAGGGCAAACCAAGGCAGTTAACATATATATCTTCTGTGCCAAT GACACTTCTGATCTGGCATGTTGGCGAAGCCTTAACAAGAGCTTGAATCGTGTTTCGTCCACCGTGGATGGAAAGTATAGTTCTGTAAGAGGAATTGAG GTTGACAGAGTTACGAGTATAGGGATATCAG ACCTTGACAAAACAATTAATGAAGGATCTGAAGTAGAAAATACAACTGAAGGACAAAATGTGAAGGACTGCAGTTCATCTCATGATGACTTGTTTCATAATGAG GCTATCATGATTTCCAATCACAATGGAACACTAAAATCAGTTCAAACTGAAGAAGGGAATGAATCCATTGAGAAGGATCTCAAGGACAGTGGTAACTCACTAAAG GCTGAAAATTTAAGACACGATGAATGTTGTGCAGTGATGGATGTTGATTCTAACATTCGTATCCCAACTGAATCTCTACGTTTTGAG GTGAGCCAGTATACTAGAAGGATCCACATATACACGTGCCATAGAGGAACTGATTCAAGGCCAAAACCTTTGTTTGAAAGTTTTTGTCCAGAGGATCTTGAGGTCCCACCTCCTCCTGCTAGCAATAATAAGGAGAAAGCCATCTACAAATGCATCAAGGATAACCCAGCTTATAGGTCTATTCTTTCGGCATTTGTCAAAGAGTGGAATAATCTCACACCCATTCAACGAAACAAACTTCTTGCTAAGCCTCTACAGCTTCCTTTGTCCTTTGAGTTGTACTACTTGAAGGAACACCAAAATCATAATAGTGAG GGACTTCTGAAAGTAGGAAGCAATAGGCGTACAACACCTTTGGACGAGATAAACTCTGGATTGCCATTAAATGCTGTCTGGAAAAAGGTCCATCTGCGCAGTGGTCACggtaagagagaaaaagaatacAATCAGGGTTGGAGTGTCATGGATGAGCCACTATGCAAATTTTGTCAATCACCTTGCCA GAGTGAACATGCCAAGACACCCGAGTATTTTGAGGATCTCTTCTGTAAGTTGGCTTGCCACGAAGAATATCGTATGCGAACAAGCAACAACTTTCTTAGACGG GAGCTTTTTCAAATTGAGAAAGGTGTTTGCACATTTTGCCAGCTGAACTGCCACAAACTTGTGAAAGACATAAGACCCTTGTCACTTGAAAACCGGCTGAAGTACATAATGAAGGTTGCGCCAAAATTGTCCGAGCATAAGAAATT GCTTGACAAGCTTGTTCATCATCCAACTGAAGGCAATGCATGGCATGCAGATCACACGATAGCTGTCTACCTTGGAGGAG GTGAATGTAATCTAGAGAATATGAGGACACTTTGTGTAGCTTGCCATGCTGAGGTCACATCCGCTCAATGTGCTGATCGACGCACAAGAAAGGCCTTGGCCAAGAAACAAATTAAAGCTGTCATGGATAACCTCAAAAAGGGAGACGGAAAACGAACAGATTCTATTTCTGAG AGGCAAGAAAAAACCATAGATGATCATCTCCTAGTTATGGTTCCTGGGAGCGCATATTCCATTACGACGAAGAATGATGATGCCACTATTCCATTACGAAAAATGATGGCACCTGAAATGTTTGCATATTTTCCTGCTCCTCCGAACAAAGAAGATAAAAGCGGGGATGAAGATGCGGTATCACTCCATTAA
- the LOC124918007 gene encoding DNA annealing helicase and endonuclease ZRANB3-like isoform X1 yields the protein MDGDAMTEEQRQRAESNRLAALAKRKTLEGATTTRPTTTAASNSNQDVWKLFKCKKVNLQQCVTSSRTNDASSCNDQFQKPPQVPVPVDKFKARLEICSPDSFSITPAPLKGISYPGEAVCLERLRECLANVLLSHYTQLHGGGKACVYKLVEYDAVLRCLKSFKGIEIEEIPWGTFNVVERLSHTFVDGGWIPSRPEHFCDEKVDELLKNLPRKLLDSLLPFQLEGLRFGLRRGARCLIADEMGLGKTLQAIAIAACFMNEGPVLVVCPAILRLSWAEELERWLPFCSPSDIHLVFGRQNDPTRLERCPRVVVISYTMLHHLLSNILKLQWAFLIVDESHYVRSSKKLRETHEVKAVLDVSARINRIVLLSGTPSLSRPYDIFQQINMLWPGLLGKDKYEFAKTYCSAKLVQRGKGKMFKDFSNGVRLEELNVLLKQTVMIRRLKQHVLMQLPPKRRQLINLKLKNSDIVSAIEMVKNDKSSTDAAEGIPSEVSEDVDDGGGCCEYLKTLSKQVIGIAKLSGFRDWLCMHPTFAGSDDADMETNHSCQKMIIFGHHHKVLDGVQELVCEKGIGFIRIDGTTLPRDRQSAVHLFQSSREVKIAIIGIMAASFGIDLSSAENVVFLELPLSPSIMLQAEDRAHRRGQTKAVNIYIFCANDTSDLACWRSLNKSLNRVSSTVDGKYSSVRGIEVDRVTSIGISGETDGNSRNPNFKESRSIGTSGIESMVSSKSISDFNLCTDLDKTINEGSEVENTTEGQNVKDCSSSHDDLFHNEGKQAIMISNHNGTLKSVQTEEGNESIEKDLKDSGNSLKAENLRHDECCAVMDVDSNIRIPTESLRFEVSQYTRRIHIYTCHRGTDSRPKPLFESFCPEDLEVPPPPASNNKEKAIYKCIKDNPAYRSILSAFVKEWNNLTPIQRNKLLAKPLQLPLSFELYYLKEHQNHNSEGLLKVGSNRRTTPLDEINSGLPLNAVWKKVHLRSGHGKREKEYNQGWSVMDEPLCKFCQSPCQSEHAKTPEYFEDLFCKLACHEEYRMRTSNNFLRRELFQIEKGVCTFCQLNCHKLVKDIRPLSLENRLKYIMKVAPKLSEHKKLLDKLVHHPTEGNAWHADHTIAVYLGGGECNLENMRTLCVACHAEVTSAQCADRRTRKALAKKQIKAVMDNLKKGDGKRTDSISERQEKTIDDHLLVMVPGSAYSITTKNDDATIPLRKMMAPEMFAYFPAPPNKEDKSGDEDAVSLH from the exons ATGGATGGCGATGCGATGACAGAAGAACAGAGGCAGAGAGCCGAATCGAACCGCCTCGCTGCTCTAGCCAAGCGCAAGACACTGGAAGGAGCTACCACCACCAGACCCACCACTACCGCCGCCTCGAACTCGAATCAAGACGTATGGAAGCTATTCAAATGCAAGAAAGTTAATTTACAGCAGTGTGTAACTTCCTCAAGAACCAACGATGCCTCCTCCTGTAATGACCAATTTCAGAAACCACCACAAGTCCCTGTTCCTGTTGATAAATTTAAAGCTAGGCTCGAAATATGCTCTCCTGATTCGTTCTCAATAACGCCTGCCCCCTTGAAGGGCATCTCCTATCCGGGTGAAGCTGTATGCCTTGAGAGACTGAGGGAATGCCTAGCAAAT GTTTTGCTGTCTCACTACACACAACTCCATGGTGGTGGCAAGGCTTGTGTTTACAAACTTGTGGAATATGACGCAGTTTTGAGATGTTTGAAGAGTTTTAAGGGAATTGAGATTGAAGAGATACCCTGGGGAACATTTAATGTTGTTGAAAGACTATCTCATACTTTTGTTGATGGCGGTTGGATTCCAAGTAGGCCAGAACATTTTTGCGACGAGAAGGTTGACGAATTGCTTAAGAATCTTCCACGGAAACTGCTTGattctcttcttccttttcAACTTGAAGGACTTAGATTTGGGTTACGTAGAGGAGCTCGTTGTCTTATTGCAGATGAAATGGGCCTAGGGAAAACACTGCAG GCAATTGCAATTGCTGCATGTTTCATGAATGAAGGCCCTGTATTGGTTGTCTGCCCAGCTATTTTGCGATTATCATGGGCAGAGGAATTGGAGCGATGGCTTCCCTTCTGTTCGCCTTCAGACATCCATCTTG TTTTTGGCCGTCAAAATGATCCTACGCGCTTGGAAAGATGCCCCAGAGTTGTGGTTATTTCATACACAATGCTTCATCATTTGTTGAGCAATATCTTAAAGTTACAGTGGGCATTCTTGATAGTAGATGAATCACATTATGTACGAAGCTCAAAGAAGTTGAGAGAAACACACGAG GTAAAAGCTGTACTTGATGTGTCCGCAAGGATCAATCGAATAGTTCTGTTGTCCGGGACCCCTTCTCTGTCAAg GCCATATGACATTTTTCAACAGATAAACATGTTGTG GCCAGGTTTGCTGGGAAAGGACAAATATGAATTTGCAAAAACTTATTGTTCTGCCAAACTTGTTCAACGTGGCAAGGGGAAAATGTTTAAG gatttTTCTAACGGTGTTCGATTGGAGGAGTTAAATGTCTTGCTAAAGCAAACTGTTATG ATAAGACGCTTGAAGCAGCATGTACTGATGCAATTGCCACCAAAGCGTCGACAGCtcataaatttgaaattgaaaaattcaGATATTGTTTCGGCAATAGAGATGGTAAAGAATGATAAATCTTCTACAGATGCTGCAGAAGGCATTCCATCTGAGGTTTCTGAGGATGTTGATG ATGGTGGTGGGTGTTGTGAGTATTTGAAAACACTCTCCAAGCAGGTGATTGGAATTGCCAAACTGTCAGGATTTCGTGACTGGCTTTGCATGCATCCAACTTTTGCTGGTTCAGATGACGCTGATATGGAAACTAACCATTCATGTCAAAAGATGATAATATTTGGTCATCATCACAAAGTTCTTGATGGTGTACAG GAGTTAGTATGTGAAAAGGGGATTGGATTCATCCGAATTGATGGAACTACTCTTCCCAGAGATCGACAATCAGCTGTGCATTTGTTTCAATCATCAAGAGAG gtAAAGATTGCTATCATTGGGATCATGGCTGCTAGTTTTGGAATTGATCTATCCTCAGCAGAAAATGTTGTGTTCCTAGAGTTGCCTTTGAGCCCATCTATCATGCTTCAG GCTGAAGATAGAGCTCATAGGCGAGGGCAAACCAAGGCAGTTAACATATATATCTTCTGTGCCAAT GACACTTCTGATCTGGCATGTTGGCGAAGCCTTAACAAGAGCTTGAATCGTGTTTCGTCCACCGTGGATGGAAAGTATAGTTCTGTAAGAGGAATTGAG GTTGACAGAGTTACGAGTATAGGGATATCAGGTGAAACAGATGGAAATTCAAGAAATCCGAATTTTAAAGAATCAAGATCTATTGGAACATCCGGAATTGAATCAATGGTGTCTTCTAAATCGATCTCTGACTTTAATTTATGCACAGACCTTGACAAAACAATTAATGAAGGATCTGAAGTAGAAAATACAACTGAAGGACAAAATGTGAAGGACTGCAGTTCATCTCATGATGACTTGTTTCATAATGAG GGGAAACAGGCTATCATGATTTCCAATCACAATGGAACACTAAAATCAGTTCAAACTGAAGAAGGGAATGAATCCATTGAGAAGGATCTCAAGGACAGTGGTAACTCACTAAAG GCTGAAAATTTAAGACACGATGAATGTTGTGCAGTGATGGATGTTGATTCTAACATTCGTATCCCAACTGAATCTCTACGTTTTGAG GTGAGCCAGTATACTAGAAGGATCCACATATACACGTGCCATAGAGGAACTGATTCAAGGCCAAAACCTTTGTTTGAAAGTTTTTGTCCAGAGGATCTTGAGGTCCCACCTCCTCCTGCTAGCAATAATAAGGAGAAAGCCATCTACAAATGCATCAAGGATAACCCAGCTTATAGGTCTATTCTTTCGGCATTTGTCAAAGAGTGGAATAATCTCACACCCATTCAACGAAACAAACTTCTTGCTAAGCCTCTACAGCTTCCTTTGTCCTTTGAGTTGTACTACTTGAAGGAACACCAAAATCATAATAGTGAG GGACTTCTGAAAGTAGGAAGCAATAGGCGTACAACACCTTTGGACGAGATAAACTCTGGATTGCCATTAAATGCTGTCTGGAAAAAGGTCCATCTGCGCAGTGGTCACggtaagagagaaaaagaatacAATCAGGGTTGGAGTGTCATGGATGAGCCACTATGCAAATTTTGTCAATCACCTTGCCA GAGTGAACATGCCAAGACACCCGAGTATTTTGAGGATCTCTTCTGTAAGTTGGCTTGCCACGAAGAATATCGTATGCGAACAAGCAACAACTTTCTTAGACGG GAGCTTTTTCAAATTGAGAAAGGTGTTTGCACATTTTGCCAGCTGAACTGCCACAAACTTGTGAAAGACATAAGACCCTTGTCACTTGAAAACCGGCTGAAGTACATAATGAAGGTTGCGCCAAAATTGTCCGAGCATAAGAAATT GCTTGACAAGCTTGTTCATCATCCAACTGAAGGCAATGCATGGCATGCAGATCACACGATAGCTGTCTACCTTGGAGGAG GTGAATGTAATCTAGAGAATATGAGGACACTTTGTGTAGCTTGCCATGCTGAGGTCACATCCGCTCAATGTGCTGATCGACGCACAAGAAAGGCCTTGGCCAAGAAACAAATTAAAGCTGTCATGGATAACCTCAAAAAGGGAGACGGAAAACGAACAGATTCTATTTCTGAG AGGCAAGAAAAAACCATAGATGATCATCTCCTAGTTATGGTTCCTGGGAGCGCATATTCCATTACGACGAAGAATGATGATGCCACTATTCCATTACGAAAAATGATGGCACCTGAAATGTTTGCATATTTTCCTGCTCCTCCGAACAAAGAAGATAAAAGCGGGGATGAAGATGCGGTATCACTCCATTAA
- the LOC124918007 gene encoding DNA annealing helicase and endonuclease ZRANB3-like isoform X2: protein MDGDAMTEEQRQRAESNRLAALAKRKTLEGATTTRPTTTAASNSNQDVWKLFKCKKVNLQQCVTSSRTNDASSCNDQFQKPPQVPVPVDKFKARLEICSPDSFSITPAPLKGISYPGEAVCLERLRECLANVLLSHYTQLHGGGKACVYKLVEYDAVLRCLKSFKGIEIEEIPWGTFNVVERLSHTFVDGGWIPSRPEHFCDEKVDELLKNLPRKLLDSLLPFQLEGLRFGLRRGARCLIADEMGLGKTLQAIAIAACFMNEGPVLVVCPAILRLSWAEELERWLPFCSPSDIHLVFGRQNDPTRLERCPRVVVISYTMLHHLLSNILKLQWAFLIVDESHYVRSSKKLRETHEVKAVLDVSARINRIVLLSGTPSLSRPYDIFQQINMLWPGLLGKDKYEFAKTYCSAKLVQRGKGKMFKDFSNGVRLEELNVLLKQTVMIRRLKQHVLMQLPPKRRQLINLKLKNSDIVSAIEMVKNDKSSTDAAEGIPSEVSEDVDDGGGCCEYLKTLSKQVIGIAKLSGFRDWLCMHPTFAGSDDADMETNHSCQKMIIFGHHHKVLDGVQELVCEKGIGFIRIDGTTLPRDRQSAVHLFQSSREVKIAIIGIMAASFGIDLSSAENVVFLELPLSPSIMLQAEDRAHRRGQTKAVNIYIFCANDTSDLACWRSLNKSLNRVSSTVDGKYSSVRGIEVDRVTSIGISGETDGNSRNPNFKESRSIGTSGIESMVSSKSISDFNLCTDLDKTINEGSEVENTTEGQNVKDCSSSHDDLFHNEAIMISNHNGTLKSVQTEEGNESIEKDLKDSGNSLKAENLRHDECCAVMDVDSNIRIPTESLRFEVSQYTRRIHIYTCHRGTDSRPKPLFESFCPEDLEVPPPPASNNKEKAIYKCIKDNPAYRSILSAFVKEWNNLTPIQRNKLLAKPLQLPLSFELYYLKEHQNHNSEGLLKVGSNRRTTPLDEINSGLPLNAVWKKVHLRSGHGKREKEYNQGWSVMDEPLCKFCQSPCQSEHAKTPEYFEDLFCKLACHEEYRMRTSNNFLRRELFQIEKGVCTFCQLNCHKLVKDIRPLSLENRLKYIMKVAPKLSEHKKLLDKLVHHPTEGNAWHADHTIAVYLGGGECNLENMRTLCVACHAEVTSAQCADRRTRKALAKKQIKAVMDNLKKGDGKRTDSISERQEKTIDDHLLVMVPGSAYSITTKNDDATIPLRKMMAPEMFAYFPAPPNKEDKSGDEDAVSLH from the exons ATGGATGGCGATGCGATGACAGAAGAACAGAGGCAGAGAGCCGAATCGAACCGCCTCGCTGCTCTAGCCAAGCGCAAGACACTGGAAGGAGCTACCACCACCAGACCCACCACTACCGCCGCCTCGAACTCGAATCAAGACGTATGGAAGCTATTCAAATGCAAGAAAGTTAATTTACAGCAGTGTGTAACTTCCTCAAGAACCAACGATGCCTCCTCCTGTAATGACCAATTTCAGAAACCACCACAAGTCCCTGTTCCTGTTGATAAATTTAAAGCTAGGCTCGAAATATGCTCTCCTGATTCGTTCTCAATAACGCCTGCCCCCTTGAAGGGCATCTCCTATCCGGGTGAAGCTGTATGCCTTGAGAGACTGAGGGAATGCCTAGCAAAT GTTTTGCTGTCTCACTACACACAACTCCATGGTGGTGGCAAGGCTTGTGTTTACAAACTTGTGGAATATGACGCAGTTTTGAGATGTTTGAAGAGTTTTAAGGGAATTGAGATTGAAGAGATACCCTGGGGAACATTTAATGTTGTTGAAAGACTATCTCATACTTTTGTTGATGGCGGTTGGATTCCAAGTAGGCCAGAACATTTTTGCGACGAGAAGGTTGACGAATTGCTTAAGAATCTTCCACGGAAACTGCTTGattctcttcttccttttcAACTTGAAGGACTTAGATTTGGGTTACGTAGAGGAGCTCGTTGTCTTATTGCAGATGAAATGGGCCTAGGGAAAACACTGCAG GCAATTGCAATTGCTGCATGTTTCATGAATGAAGGCCCTGTATTGGTTGTCTGCCCAGCTATTTTGCGATTATCATGGGCAGAGGAATTGGAGCGATGGCTTCCCTTCTGTTCGCCTTCAGACATCCATCTTG TTTTTGGCCGTCAAAATGATCCTACGCGCTTGGAAAGATGCCCCAGAGTTGTGGTTATTTCATACACAATGCTTCATCATTTGTTGAGCAATATCTTAAAGTTACAGTGGGCATTCTTGATAGTAGATGAATCACATTATGTACGAAGCTCAAAGAAGTTGAGAGAAACACACGAG GTAAAAGCTGTACTTGATGTGTCCGCAAGGATCAATCGAATAGTTCTGTTGTCCGGGACCCCTTCTCTGTCAAg GCCATATGACATTTTTCAACAGATAAACATGTTGTG GCCAGGTTTGCTGGGAAAGGACAAATATGAATTTGCAAAAACTTATTGTTCTGCCAAACTTGTTCAACGTGGCAAGGGGAAAATGTTTAAG gatttTTCTAACGGTGTTCGATTGGAGGAGTTAAATGTCTTGCTAAAGCAAACTGTTATG ATAAGACGCTTGAAGCAGCATGTACTGATGCAATTGCCACCAAAGCGTCGACAGCtcataaatttgaaattgaaaaattcaGATATTGTTTCGGCAATAGAGATGGTAAAGAATGATAAATCTTCTACAGATGCTGCAGAAGGCATTCCATCTGAGGTTTCTGAGGATGTTGATG ATGGTGGTGGGTGTTGTGAGTATTTGAAAACACTCTCCAAGCAGGTGATTGGAATTGCCAAACTGTCAGGATTTCGTGACTGGCTTTGCATGCATCCAACTTTTGCTGGTTCAGATGACGCTGATATGGAAACTAACCATTCATGTCAAAAGATGATAATATTTGGTCATCATCACAAAGTTCTTGATGGTGTACAG GAGTTAGTATGTGAAAAGGGGATTGGATTCATCCGAATTGATGGAACTACTCTTCCCAGAGATCGACAATCAGCTGTGCATTTGTTTCAATCATCAAGAGAG gtAAAGATTGCTATCATTGGGATCATGGCTGCTAGTTTTGGAATTGATCTATCCTCAGCAGAAAATGTTGTGTTCCTAGAGTTGCCTTTGAGCCCATCTATCATGCTTCAG GCTGAAGATAGAGCTCATAGGCGAGGGCAAACCAAGGCAGTTAACATATATATCTTCTGTGCCAAT GACACTTCTGATCTGGCATGTTGGCGAAGCCTTAACAAGAGCTTGAATCGTGTTTCGTCCACCGTGGATGGAAAGTATAGTTCTGTAAGAGGAATTGAG GTTGACAGAGTTACGAGTATAGGGATATCAGGTGAAACAGATGGAAATTCAAGAAATCCGAATTTTAAAGAATCAAGATCTATTGGAACATCCGGAATTGAATCAATGGTGTCTTCTAAATCGATCTCTGACTTTAATTTATGCACAGACCTTGACAAAACAATTAATGAAGGATCTGAAGTAGAAAATACAACTGAAGGACAAAATGTGAAGGACTGCAGTTCATCTCATGATGACTTGTTTCATAATGAG GCTATCATGATTTCCAATCACAATGGAACACTAAAATCAGTTCAAACTGAAGAAGGGAATGAATCCATTGAGAAGGATCTCAAGGACAGTGGTAACTCACTAAAG GCTGAAAATTTAAGACACGATGAATGTTGTGCAGTGATGGATGTTGATTCTAACATTCGTATCCCAACTGAATCTCTACGTTTTGAG GTGAGCCAGTATACTAGAAGGATCCACATATACACGTGCCATAGAGGAACTGATTCAAGGCCAAAACCTTTGTTTGAAAGTTTTTGTCCAGAGGATCTTGAGGTCCCACCTCCTCCTGCTAGCAATAATAAGGAGAAAGCCATCTACAAATGCATCAAGGATAACCCAGCTTATAGGTCTATTCTTTCGGCATTTGTCAAAGAGTGGAATAATCTCACACCCATTCAACGAAACAAACTTCTTGCTAAGCCTCTACAGCTTCCTTTGTCCTTTGAGTTGTACTACTTGAAGGAACACCAAAATCATAATAGTGAG GGACTTCTGAAAGTAGGAAGCAATAGGCGTACAACACCTTTGGACGAGATAAACTCTGGATTGCCATTAAATGCTGTCTGGAAAAAGGTCCATCTGCGCAGTGGTCACggtaagagagaaaaagaatacAATCAGGGTTGGAGTGTCATGGATGAGCCACTATGCAAATTTTGTCAATCACCTTGCCA GAGTGAACATGCCAAGACACCCGAGTATTTTGAGGATCTCTTCTGTAAGTTGGCTTGCCACGAAGAATATCGTATGCGAACAAGCAACAACTTTCTTAGACGG GAGCTTTTTCAAATTGAGAAAGGTGTTTGCACATTTTGCCAGCTGAACTGCCACAAACTTGTGAAAGACATAAGACCCTTGTCACTTGAAAACCGGCTGAAGTACATAATGAAGGTTGCGCCAAAATTGTCCGAGCATAAGAAATT GCTTGACAAGCTTGTTCATCATCCAACTGAAGGCAATGCATGGCATGCAGATCACACGATAGCTGTCTACCTTGGAGGAG GTGAATGTAATCTAGAGAATATGAGGACACTTTGTGTAGCTTGCCATGCTGAGGTCACATCCGCTCAATGTGCTGATCGACGCACAAGAAAGGCCTTGGCCAAGAAACAAATTAAAGCTGTCATGGATAACCTCAAAAAGGGAGACGGAAAACGAACAGATTCTATTTCTGAG AGGCAAGAAAAAACCATAGATGATCATCTCCTAGTTATGGTTCCTGGGAGCGCATATTCCATTACGACGAAGAATGATGATGCCACTATTCCATTACGAAAAATGATGGCACCTGAAATGTTTGCATATTTTCCTGCTCCTCCGAACAAAGAAGATAAAAGCGGGGATGAAGATGCGGTATCACTCCATTAA